The following proteins are co-located in the Sphingomonas panacis genome:
- a CDS encoding cupin-like domain-containing protein, whose translation MTGTALAEAVRDFDVAALIAGQQPVVLRGLVRDWPLVRAGLTGADAAADYLKRFYQGAPVVGYAGPPQIHGRFFYDDSVTAMNFTATRVKLDAWLDRLLGTPQDEALYIGSTDLDTYLPGLRDANDLPATAFAGATPRASIWIGNHTVAATHYDMSNNVACCVAGRRRFTLFPPEQVANLYPGPLDPTPGGQAVSMVDPRAPDLARYPRFAEAQRAAQVFDLEPGDVLVYPALWWHNVEALDGFNILINYWWNDAPAFLDSPMNTLLHGLLSLRDRPDSEKQAWRALFDYYVFGPAERAGEHLPEAARGPLAPLDAPGARRLRAYLLQRLNR comes from the coding sequence GTGACGGGCACGGCTCTCGCCGAGGCGGTGCGCGATTTCGATGTCGCCGCGCTGATCGCAGGGCAGCAGCCGGTGGTGCTGCGCGGTCTCGTCCGCGACTGGCCGCTGGTGCGTGCCGGCCTGACCGGCGCGGACGCTGCGGCGGACTATCTCAAGCGCTTCTACCAGGGCGCGCCGGTGGTCGGCTATGCCGGGCCGCCGCAGATCCACGGCCGCTTCTTCTACGATGACAGCGTGACGGCGATGAATTTCACCGCGACGCGGGTGAAGCTCGACGCCTGGCTCGACCGGCTGCTCGGGACACCGCAGGACGAAGCGCTCTATATCGGATCGACCGACCTCGACACCTATCTGCCCGGGCTGCGCGACGCGAACGACCTTCCCGCGACGGCCTTCGCCGGGGCGACGCCGCGTGCGAGCATCTGGATCGGCAACCATACCGTCGCGGCGACGCATTACGACATGTCGAACAACGTCGCCTGCTGCGTCGCCGGGCGGCGGCGCTTCACGTTGTTTCCGCCCGAGCAGGTCGCGAACCTCTATCCCGGCCCGCTCGACCCGACACCGGGCGGGCAGGCGGTCAGCATGGTCGATCCGCGTGCGCCCGATCTCGCGCGCTATCCGCGCTTCGCCGAGGCGCAGCGCGCGGCGCAGGTGTTCGATCTCGAACCCGGCGACGTGCTCGTCTATCCGGCCTTGTGGTGGCACAATGTCGAGGCGCTCGACGGCTTCAACATCCTCATCAACTATTGGTGGAACGACGCGCCCGCCTTCCTCGATTCGCCGATGAACACGCTGCTCCACGGCCTGCTCAGCCTGCGCGACCGCCCCGACAGCGAGAAACAGGCGTGGCGCGCCCTGTTCGACTATTATGTGTTCGGCCCCGCCGAGCGCGCGGGCGAACATCTCCCAGAGGCGGCGCGCGGGCCGCTCGCCCCGCTCGACGCGCCCGGCGCGCGCCGGCTGCGCGCATATCTGCTGCAAAGGCTGAACCGATGA
- a CDS encoding MFS transporter: MLRRREVWSYAAGDFGFNTVWQSIELYLLFYYVRQLGIAPEVASLIFLAGAAADWLMDVFVGVTADRLAPRVRLGTWVAVGGPLSVLILCAAFALPPMRSGYVPYYALATYLALRCAYGIGNIPYGALTARISADPRDHLRLTGARMQAAALGGLVAALVYAALPAGGPGGGGFSIGAPILAGIAVPTFFFTAFGTRERVMPAVAAPRSHRALVTMFALLGRSPALRRLITTILTVGLAVSLLNVSLLFVFDQLGAQRWGYYAALLPALSLLVTAPLWTHLATRIGQGATLRYAAVLMLGATALGCAGGGVAMALVSVTGAIVAGQGLSVMFWSLVPATVAACERDAAIVGYAARIYAAATIARKLAQAFSTQVLAMTLLFPAIPILGSIAVAALLALLCAFFYPPIEDTSRSLAP; encoded by the coding sequence ATGCTTCGCCGGCGCGAAGTGTGGTCCTATGCCGCCGGGGATTTCGGGTTCAACACCGTCTGGCAGTCGATCGAACTGTATCTGCTCTTCTATTACGTCCGCCAGCTCGGCATCGCACCCGAAGTCGCATCTTTGATCTTCCTGGCGGGCGCGGCGGCGGACTGGCTGATGGACGTGTTCGTCGGCGTGACGGCCGACCGGCTGGCGCCGCGCGTGCGGCTCGGCACGTGGGTGGCGGTCGGCGGGCCGCTGTCGGTGCTGATCCTGTGCGCCGCCTTCGCGTTGCCGCCGATGCGGAGCGGCTATGTGCCCTATTACGCGCTCGCCACCTATCTCGCGCTGCGCTGCGCCTATGGCATCGGCAACATCCCTTATGGTGCGCTGACCGCACGGATTTCCGCCGATCCCAGGGATCATCTGCGGCTGACCGGCGCGCGCATGCAGGCGGCGGCGCTGGGCGGTCTGGTGGCGGCTTTGGTCTATGCGGCGCTGCCGGCGGGCGGCCCCGGTGGCGGCGGCTTCTCGATCGGCGCGCCGATCCTTGCCGGGATCGCGGTGCCGACCTTCTTCTTCACCGCGTTCGGCACGCGCGAGCGAGTCATGCCGGCGGTAGCCGCGCCCCGCTCACATCGCGCGCTCGTGACGATGTTCGCCTTGCTCGGCAGGTCACCGGCGTTGCGGCGGCTGATCACGACGATCCTCACCGTCGGGCTGGCGGTGTCGCTTCTCAACGTCTCGCTGCTGTTCGTGTTCGATCAGCTCGGTGCGCAGCGCTGGGGCTATTATGCCGCGCTGCTGCCGGCCTTGTCGCTGCTGGTCACCGCGCCGCTGTGGACTCATCTCGCCACGCGAATCGGGCAGGGCGCGACCTTGCGCTATGCAGCCGTGCTGATGCTCGGCGCGACCGCGCTCGGCTGCGCGGGCGGCGGAGTCGCGATGGCACTGGTCAGCGTCACCGGCGCGATCGTCGCCGGGCAAGGGCTGTCGGTGATGTTCTGGTCGCTGGTTCCCGCGACCGTTGCCGCCTGCGAGCGTGACGCCGCAATCGTCGGGTACGCCGCGCGAATCTATGCGGCGGCGACGATCGCACGCAAGCTGGCGCAGGCCTTCTCCACCCAAGTGCTTGCGATGACATTGTTGTTTCCGGCGATACCGATCCTCGGCAGCATCGCCGTGGCGGCGCTGCTCGCGTTGCTGTGCGCGTTTTTCTACCCCCCGATCGAGGATACATCCCGCTCGCTTGCCCCTTGA
- a CDS encoding tryptophan halogenase family protein, translating into MNPAQTIRRVVIAGGGTAGWVAAAALSKHLGALLDIILVESDEIGTVGVGEATIPTIRTFHRFLEIDEREFMRATQATFKLGIAFENWARRGDRYVHSFGRVGQSIWMGDFQHMWLRGREAGVADDLGAYCLELAAAEAGKFATSDTAKINYAYHFDASLYAGFLRRFSEAKGVTRIEGRIGGVRQNAETGDIEALDLADGRVIEGDLFVDCTGFRGLLIEQTLKAGYEDWSHWLPTNRALAVQTKAVAPPLPYTRAIAHEAGWQWQIPLQHRVGNGLVYCSDFLSDDAARAKLLAQIDGEPITEPRLIRYVTGRRKRVWDRNCVALGLASGFVEPLESTSIHLIMIGVTRLIQAFPFGGVTPSLVKHYNDLAETELERVRDFIILHYHLTERRDDPFWERCRTMPIPDTLAQRIALFHEAALTPQTADDLFQADSWLQVMLGQRLEPTGYHRMGHMLSVEHLRRAFADVRDGIAGAVARMPTHQAFLEHYCGAGA; encoded by the coding sequence ATGAACCCCGCACAGACCATCCGCCGCGTCGTCATCGCCGGCGGCGGCACCGCCGGCTGGGTCGCGGCGGCGGCGCTGTCGAAGCATCTCGGCGCGCTGCTCGATATCATATTGGTCGAATCCGACGAGATCGGCACGGTCGGCGTCGGCGAGGCGACGATCCCGACGATCCGCACCTTCCACCGCTTTCTGGAGATCGACGAGCGCGAGTTCATGCGCGCGACTCAGGCGACCTTCAAACTCGGCATCGCCTTCGAGAACTGGGCGCGGCGCGGCGACCGCTACGTCCATTCGTTCGGCCGCGTCGGCCAGTCGATCTGGATGGGCGACTTCCAGCATATGTGGCTGCGCGGGCGTGAGGCCGGTGTCGCCGACGATCTCGGCGCTTATTGCCTCGAACTCGCCGCCGCCGAGGCGGGCAAGTTCGCCACCTCCGATACCGCCAAGATCAACTACGCCTATCATTTCGACGCCTCGCTCTACGCCGGTTTCCTGCGCCGCTTCAGCGAGGCGAAGGGCGTCACCCGCATCGAGGGCCGTATCGGCGGGGTACGGCAGAATGCCGAAACCGGCGATATCGAAGCGCTCGACCTCGCCGACGGGCGCGTGATCGAGGGCGATCTGTTCGTCGATTGCACCGGCTTTCGCGGGCTGCTGATCGAACAGACGCTCAAGGCCGGCTATGAGGATTGGAGCCACTGGCTGCCGACCAACCGCGCGCTCGCGGTGCAGACCAAGGCGGTCGCTCCGCCGCTGCCGTACACGCGCGCGATCGCGCATGAGGCGGGGTGGCAATGGCAGATCCCGTTGCAGCACCGTGTCGGCAACGGCCTCGTCTATTGCAGCGATTTCCTGTCGGACGATGCCGCGCGCGCCAAGCTGCTCGCGCAGATCGACGGCGAACCGATCACCGAGCCGCGCCTGATCCGCTACGTCACCGGCCGCCGCAAGCGCGTGTGGGATCGCAACTGCGTCGCGCTCGGGCTTGCCAGCGGGTTCGTCGAACCGCTCGAATCGACCAGCATCCACCTCATCATGATCGGCGTGACTCGGCTGATCCAGGCGTTTCCGTTCGGCGGGGTCACGCCGTCGCTGGTCAAACATTACAACGATCTCGCCGAGACCGAACTCGAGCGCGTGCGCGATTTCATCATCCTGCATTATCATCTCACCGAACGCCGCGATGATCCCTTCTGGGAACGCTGCCGGACGATGCCGATCCCCGACACGCTCGCCCAGCGCATCGCCCTGTTCCACGAGGCGGCGCTGACCCCGCAGACCGCCGACGATCTGTTCCAGGCGGATAGCTGGCTGCAGGTGATGCTCGGCCAGCGGCTTGAGCCGACCGGCTATCACCGGATGGGGCATATGCTGAGCGTCGAGCATCTGCGCCGCGCGTTCGCCGATGTGCGGGATGGCATCGCGGGCGCGGTCGCGCGGATGCCGACGCATCAGGCGTTTCTGGAGCACTATTGCGGGGCGGGGGCGTAA
- a CDS encoding TonB-dependent receptor — MKSLSHASALAWSASIVAIATGLALPQSAAAQDSSVSSQQGTPHADTAPATPARETGATATNSVPDTAAATADDIVVTGVRASLERSIAIKRNSTGIVDAISAEDIGKFPDTNLAESLQRITGVSIDRVNGQGAQVTVRGFGPSFNLVTLNGRTLASSYAQTVGGDESADGTVGVTRSFDFSNLASEGVKTLEVYKTGRAAVPSGGIGATINVVTRRPLDARDAGFNGSVGAKLNYDTSASDCVDCGSVVTPEFTGLASWSNPDQTFGVSLFGSYQERHFSTVSATSNGWNIRTYKDFIDPANGFVNAATKINNAPTDPNKLVSVPNDSRYHFADDKYQRLNGQAIIQFKPTDSLTVTADALYARTKQKEERSDEANWFNRPFDVVTFDNNPAVATTTYLHETVAGVKDEDWEQQYRAQKNTLEDYGLNLKWDAASNFTIAIDGHYGKSSVLPDAPNGTSSTLVGLGANVVTAHSVDYSGMIPVQDETINDALKGNGNGVLDSGDVGSQIGRTYTTSQRQTVKEGRIDFGWDLGEGSRFDFGGLYRDSKTNQQLISTQQTLGNWSVDHPGDVNQVAPGALQDFCLLCKFSAYDPKATGVNLIAFRGNAVNLYDKLSTYYAGQGNAIGFTARQNNTVKETIYAGYAQVTWKGQLAGHETSLVAGARYEHTKEEAIGIQYLPSSISWVSDNDFTINLANTPSTLTGRGSYDNILPSFDFQMELKRNLIGRFSASRTIARPNYDNLFTSYSIAAPPRPTALGGVATASTGDPNLAPLISDNIDLSFEYYFKPDTYFSVGFFDKRVHNFIGTGQSQAPLFSVRDPSSGAAGTLSGQAKAALSTLGADISDVNLFTYAALIQRDGAAAAATEFGQHYNTTTKSIDQAFINTVLSAVDLNGNGSDPYYVFTLSKPINNKDAEIYGFEIAGQYFLGETGFGVSGSFTYVKGNIGFDNGGSPSFDQFALTGLSNTANATLIYDKHGISARLSYNWRDSFLTSLNRDSYKNPVYTKPYGQLDANISYDLNDHIALSVEGINLTNSSLRTYGRAESNLWFAQELKRRFLFGARYKF, encoded by the coding sequence ATGAAAAGCCTTAGTCACGCGTCGGCACTCGCCTGGTCGGCTTCGATCGTCGCGATCGCGACGGGGCTGGCATTGCCGCAATCGGCAGCCGCGCAGGATTCATCCGTGTCGTCGCAGCAGGGCACGCCGCACGCCGATACCGCGCCCGCCACGCCGGCGCGCGAAACCGGCGCCACCGCCACCAACAGCGTTCCCGACACCGCCGCAGCCACTGCCGACGACATCGTCGTGACCGGCGTGCGCGCCAGCCTCGAACGGTCGATCGCGATCAAGCGCAACTCGACCGGCATCGTCGACGCGATTTCGGCGGAAGACATCGGCAAGTTCCCGGACACCAACCTGGCGGAATCGCTCCAGCGCATCACCGGCGTCTCGATCGATCGCGTCAACGGGCAGGGCGCGCAGGTCACCGTGCGCGGCTTCGGGCCGAGCTTCAACCTCGTCACGCTGAACGGCCGCACGCTTGCCTCGTCCTACGCGCAGACCGTCGGCGGCGACGAAAGCGCCGACGGCACGGTCGGCGTGACGCGATCGTTCGACTTCTCGAACCTCGCCTCGGAAGGCGTCAAGACGCTGGAGGTCTACAAGACCGGCCGCGCGGCGGTGCCCTCGGGCGGCATCGGCGCGACGATCAACGTCGTCACCCGCCGCCCGCTCGATGCGCGCGACGCCGGTTTCAACGGCAGCGTCGGCGCCAAGCTGAACTATGATACCAGCGCGAGCGACTGTGTCGATTGCGGCTCGGTCGTCACCCCCGAATTCACCGGCCTCGCGAGCTGGTCCAACCCCGACCAGACCTTCGGCGTGTCGCTATTCGGCAGCTATCAGGAGCGGCACTTCTCAACCGTGTCGGCCACGTCGAACGGCTGGAACATCCGCACATACAAGGATTTCATTGATCCGGCCAACGGCTTCGTCAACGCCGCCACCAAGATCAACAACGCGCCGACCGACCCTAACAAGCTCGTCTCGGTGCCCAACGACAGCCGCTACCATTTCGCCGACGACAAATACCAGCGGCTGAACGGCCAGGCCATCATCCAGTTCAAGCCGACCGACTCGCTGACAGTGACCGCCGACGCGCTGTACGCACGGACCAAGCAGAAGGAGGAGCGTTCGGACGAGGCGAACTGGTTCAACCGGCCGTTCGATGTCGTCACCTTCGACAACAATCCCGCCGTCGCCACCACGACCTATCTCCACGAGACGGTCGCGGGCGTGAAGGACGAGGATTGGGAGCAGCAATATCGCGCGCAGAAGAACACGCTTGAGGATTACGGCCTCAACCTGAAATGGGATGCTGCCAGCAACTTCACCATTGCGATCGACGGCCATTACGGCAAATCGTCGGTGCTGCCCGATGCGCCCAACGGCACCAGCTCGACTCTGGTCGGCCTCGGCGCCAACGTCGTCACCGCGCACTCGGTCGATTACAGCGGCATGATCCCCGTGCAGGACGAGACCATCAACGATGCGCTCAAGGGCAACGGCAACGGCGTGCTCGACAGCGGTGATGTCGGTTCGCAGATCGGCCGCACCTACACCACCAGCCAGCGCCAGACGGTGAAGGAAGGCCGGATCGATTTCGGCTGGGATCTCGGTGAAGGTAGCCGGTTCGATTTCGGTGGGCTGTACCGCGATAGCAAGACCAACCAGCAGCTCATCTCGACCCAGCAGACGCTCGGTAACTGGAGCGTCGATCACCCCGGCGACGTCAATCAGGTCGCGCCGGGCGCGCTTCAGGATTTCTGCCTGTTGTGCAAGTTCAGCGCCTACGATCCCAAAGCGACGGGCGTGAATCTGATCGCTTTCCGCGGCAACGCGGTGAACCTCTACGACAAGCTGTCCACCTATTACGCGGGTCAGGGCAATGCGATCGGCTTCACCGCGCGCCAGAACAACACCGTCAAGGAAACGATCTACGCCGGCTATGCGCAGGTCACCTGGAAGGGTCAGCTCGCCGGGCATGAAACCAGCCTCGTTGCGGGCGCGCGCTATGAACATACCAAGGAAGAGGCGATCGGGATCCAGTATCTGCCGAGCTCGATAAGCTGGGTTTCGGACAACGACTTCACGATCAATCTCGCCAATACGCCATCGACGCTCACCGGGCGCGGATCTTACGACAACATCCTGCCGTCGTTCGACTTCCAGATGGAGCTGAAGCGCAACCTGATCGGCCGCTTCTCGGCAAGCCGGACGATCGCGCGGCCGAATTACGACAATCTGTTCACATCCTATTCGATCGCCGCGCCACCGCGCCCGACCGCGCTTGGCGGCGTTGCCACCGCATCGACCGGCGATCCCAATCTCGCGCCGCTGATCTCCGACAACATCGATCTGTCGTTCGAATATTATTTCAAGCCGGACACCTATTTCTCGGTCGGCTTCTTCGACAAGCGCGTTCACAACTTCATCGGCACCGGCCAGTCGCAGGCGCCGTTGTTCAGCGTGCGCGATCCGAGTTCGGGTGCGGCGGGAACGCTTTCGGGGCAGGCCAAGGCGGCACTGTCCACGCTCGGCGCCGATATCAGCGACGTCAATCTGTTCACTTATGCGGCGCTGATCCAACGCGACGGCGCGGCCGCAGCGGCGACCGAGTTCGGGCAGCATTACAACACCACCACGAAGTCGATCGATCAGGCGTTCATCAACACCGTGCTGTCGGCGGTCGATCTCAACGGCAATGGGTCGGACCCATATTATGTCTTCACGCTCTCGAAGCCGATCAACAACAAGGACGCCGAAATCTACGGCTTCGAAATCGCCGGGCAATATTTCCTGGGCGAAACCGGCTTCGGCGTGTCGGGCAGCTTCACATACGTGAAGGGCAATATCGGCTTCGACAATGGCGGCAGCCCGAGCTTCGACCAGTTCGCGCTGACCGGCCTCAGCAACACCGCCAACGCCACGCTGATCTACGACAAGCACGGCATATCGGCGCGGCTGAGCTACAATTGGCGTGACAGCTTCCTGACGTCGCTCAACCGCGACAGCTACAAGAACCCGGTCTACACCAAGCCTTATGGTCAGCTCGACGCGAACATCAGCTATGATCTCAACGATCATATCGCGCTCTCGGTCGAGGGCATCAACCTGACCAATTCGAGCCTGCGCACCTACGGCCGGGCGGAGAGCAACCTGTGGTTCGCGCAGGAGCTCAAGCGGCGCTTCCTGTTCGGCGCGCGCTACAAGTTCTGA
- a CDS encoding LacI family DNA-binding transcriptional regulator yields MKRTTIVDVGRLAGVSAKTVSRVLNDEPHVSPAVKQRVREAADALDYHPNVFAQALVRRKSNMIGLIYENPSPSYVVELQRGVLERLTGERYKLVVIPIRSVQEHAGEVVGMLRSAALDGVVLAPPASDNPIILNQLKDARILCARIAPTRLLDAAPSNLIDDVAAAREIADYVIGLGHREIAIIRGDPTHASTEARMLGYMQAFSKADIELRLERIEPGLFTFDSGLAAARDIFARGDRPTAILAQNDDMAVGAMMAAREFGLSIPDDVSVVGFDDSEVSRITWPRLTTVRQPVFEMAIAATEMLIAQLEDRDVMARITHPHELLIRESAAPPRSLG; encoded by the coding sequence ATGAAGCGAACGACGATCGTCGATGTTGGGCGCCTCGCCGGGGTTTCCGCAAAGACCGTCTCGCGCGTGCTCAACGACGAACCGCACGTCAGCCCGGCGGTCAAACAGCGCGTCCGCGAAGCCGCCGATGCGCTCGATTATCATCCCAACGTGTTCGCGCAGGCGCTGGTGCGGCGCAAATCGAACATGATCGGGCTGATCTACGAAAACCCCAGCCCGAGCTATGTCGTCGAGCTGCAACGCGGTGTGCTCGAACGGCTGACCGGCGAGCGCTACAAGCTCGTGGTGATCCCGATCCGCTCGGTGCAGGAACATGCCGGCGAAGTCGTCGGAATGCTGCGCTCGGCCGCGCTCGACGGTGTCGTGCTCGCCCCACCCGCTTCGGATAATCCGATCATTCTCAACCAGTTGAAGGACGCGCGCATCCTGTGCGCGCGGATCGCGCCGACCCGGTTGCTCGACGCGGCGCCGAGCAACCTGATCGACGACGTCGCCGCCGCCCGCGAGATCGCCGACTATGTGATCGGCCTCGGCCATCGTGAGATCGCCATCATTCGCGGCGACCCGACCCACGCCTCCACCGAGGCGCGAATGCTCGGCTATATGCAGGCCTTCTCCAAGGCCGACATCGAATTGCGGCTCGAACGGATCGAACCCGGCCTGTTCACCTTCGACAGCGGTCTCGCGGCGGCGCGCGACATCTTCGCGCGCGGCGACCGCCCGACCGCGATCCTCGCGCAGAATGACGACATGGCGGTCGGCGCGATGATGGCGGCGCGCGAGTTCGGCCTGTCGATCCCGGACGATGTTTCCGTGGTCGGGTTCGACGATTCGGAGGTGTCGCGCATCACCTGGCCGCGCCTGACCACGGTGCGGCAGCCGGTGTTCGAGATGGCGATCGCCGCGACCGAAATGCTGATCGCCCAGCTTGAAGACCGCGATGTCATGGCCCGGATCACGCATCCGCACGAACTGCTGATCCGCGAATCGGCCGCCCCGCCCCGATCGCTCGGGTGA
- a CDS encoding SapC family protein has product MTTPVLLDSVTHADLRVAIGYAARFGDAVNECAVFPNEFDDLQREYPILFRKDAAGAFYAVGLLGFDRDENLFLDSAGWQARHVPALRQRGPFLIGTGERDGRQEPMIYIDLESPRISAPDGQAVFLPHGGRAPYLDHIVRVLQVIHDGQRQREAMFAAFAAADLIAPVALDIALDDTTRYTVPGCYTIATDRLAQLDGTALATLNQSGFLRHAFLVASSLSNVGRLIDLKNRRRRAEAGEAVPVTPVAA; this is encoded by the coding sequence ATGACCACGCCGGTTCTTCTCGATTCCGTCACACATGCCGATCTTCGCGTCGCGATCGGATATGCCGCGCGCTTCGGTGACGCGGTCAACGAATGCGCGGTCTTCCCCAACGAATTCGACGATCTCCAGCGCGAGTATCCGATCCTGTTCCGCAAGGACGCCGCCGGCGCCTTTTACGCGGTGGGGTTGCTCGGGTTCGATCGCGACGAAAATCTGTTCCTCGATTCCGCCGGCTGGCAGGCGCGGCATGTCCCCGCTTTGCGCCAGCGCGGGCCGTTCCTGATCGGAACGGGCGAGCGGGATGGCCGGCAGGAGCCGATGATCTACATCGATCTCGAATCCCCCCGCATCAGCGCGCCGGACGGGCAGGCGGTGTTCCTGCCGCATGGCGGGCGGGCGCCCTATCTCGACCATATTGTGCGGGTGCTGCAGGTGATCCACGACGGCCAGCGCCAGCGCGAGGCGATGTTCGCGGCCTTCGCCGCGGCCGATCTGATCGCGCCGGTCGCGCTCGATATCGCGCTCGACGACACGACCCGCTACACGGTGCCCGGCTGCTACACGATCGCCACCGATCGCCTCGCGCAGCTCGACGGCACGGCGCTGGCCACGCTCAACCAGAGCGGCTTCCTGCGCCACGCCTTCCTCGTCGCATCCTCGCTCAGCAACGTTGGCCGGCTGATCGACCTCAAGAACCGCCGCCGCCGTGCCGAGGCTGGCGAAGCGGTGCCCGTCACTCCGGTCGCGGCGTGA
- a CDS encoding tyrosine-type recombinase/integrase, which yields MDAITTAAPPHSLRERMLQDMTMRGFGAHTQKDYIRHVRSFAAFLGRPPDTATMEDLRRYQVDQHERAVGPATINGGVSALRFLFGITLKRPEMALGLVVVRCMPKLRVVLSVEETARLLEAAPGIKYKAALSVAYGAGLRVSEVAHLKVDDIDSTRMMIRVEQGKGRKDRNAMLSPHLLDLLRQWWREGKRRGVMLPHGWLFPGRNGTDPISARQLHRVVQEAAERAEIHKRVSPHTLRHSFATHLLEQGVDIRVIQVLLGHVNINTTGIYTQVSSKTMRAVASPLDQIVAVMEGRAPPG from the coding sequence ATGGATGCTATCACGACCGCTGCTCCGCCCCATTCGCTGCGTGAGCGGATGTTGCAGGACATGACGATGCGTGGCTTCGGGGCGCACACACAGAAGGACTATATCCGGCATGTTCGGAGCTTCGCCGCGTTCCTGGGCCGTCCGCCGGATACGGCCACAATGGAAGACCTGCGGCGTTATCAGGTCGACCAGCACGAGCGCGCCGTGGGGCCGGCCACGATCAATGGGGGCGTTTCGGCACTGCGGTTCCTGTTCGGGATAACCCTCAAGCGCCCGGAGATGGCGCTGGGGCTCGTCGTTGTTCGCTGCATGCCCAAGCTGCGTGTGGTCTTGAGCGTCGAGGAGACAGCGCGGCTGCTCGAGGCTGCGCCAGGCATCAAATACAAAGCGGCCCTCAGCGTGGCCTATGGCGCGGGCCTGCGGGTCTCGGAGGTTGCCCATCTCAAGGTCGATGACATCGACAGCACCCGGATGATGATCCGCGTCGAGCAGGGCAAGGGACGCAAGGACCGCAACGCCATGCTCTCACCGCATTTGCTGGACTTGCTCCGTCAATGGTGGCGCGAAGGCAAGCGGCGCGGTGTGATGTTACCCCATGGCTGGCTGTTCCCCGGTCGCAATGGCACGGATCCGATCTCGGCCCGCCAGTTGCACCGCGTCGTGCAGGAAGCGGCCGAGCGCGCCGAGATCCACAAGCGGGTAAGCCCGCACACATTGCGGCATTCGTTTGCCACTCACCTGCTCGAGCAGGGTGTCGATATCCGGGTCATCCAAGTCCTGCTGGGACACGTGAACATCAACACGACCGGCATCTACACCCAGGTCTCGAGCAAGACGATGCGGGCGGTGGCCAGCCCGCTCGACCAGATCGTGGCCGTGATGGAAGGCAGGGCCCCTCCCGGTTGA
- a CDS encoding IS91 family transposase, whose amino-acid sequence MRASIEVADIFRSAGPAYRAAHAGHLSLGQLKVMTAIENCRTAALGGHVEACDDCGHWRIAYNSCRNRHCPKCQGAAARTWLAAREADLLPVGYFHVVFTLPAEIADIAWQNKAVVYDLLFRAAADTMLTIAADPKHLGARIGITAVLHTWGSALTHHPHVHMIVPGGGIALDGTRWISSRPAFLLPVRVLGALFRRLFLTRLLALFDAGKLAFFNALAGLASRKTFLRHLSPIRKKRWVVYAKPPFAGPQAVLAYLSRYTHRVAISNRRLIGFDEAGVTFRYKDYRRPAAERQQVMTLASGEFVRRFLIHVLPRGFHRIRHYGLLASSTHKDTVALARRLLGVAVPVEEPEPDEPPDHRPPCPCCGGHMTIIEAFARWCQPRAPPSSASPIRGNAP is encoded by the coding sequence GTGCGCGCCTCAATCGAGGTCGCCGATATCTTCCGCAGCGCCGGGCCCGCCTATCGGGCGGCCCATGCCGGGCATCTCAGCCTCGGCCAGCTCAAGGTCATGACGGCCATCGAGAACTGCCGCACCGCCGCGCTGGGCGGTCACGTCGAGGCCTGCGACGACTGTGGGCACTGGCGTATCGCCTACAACTCCTGCCGCAACCGGCATTGTCCCAAATGTCAGGGCGCCGCCGCGCGCACCTGGCTGGCCGCGCGCGAGGCCGATCTATTACCGGTTGGCTACTTCCATGTCGTCTTCACGCTGCCCGCCGAGATCGCCGACATCGCGTGGCAGAACAAGGCGGTGGTCTATGACCTGCTCTTCCGCGCTGCTGCGGATACGATGCTGACCATCGCCGCCGATCCCAAGCACCTTGGTGCGCGGATCGGCATCACTGCTGTCTTGCACACCTGGGGATCGGCGCTGACTCACCACCCACATGTGCACATGATCGTGCCCGGCGGCGGCATCGCGCTCGATGGCACGCGCTGGATCTCGTCGCGCCCGGCCTTCCTGTTACCAGTGCGCGTGCTGGGTGCGTTGTTCCGCCGGCTGTTCCTCACACGCTTGCTGGCGTTGTTCGACGCCGGCAAGCTGGCCTTCTTCAACGCCTTGGCAGGCCTGGCCTCGCGTAAGACCTTCCTGCGGCATCTGTCGCCCATCCGTAAGAAGCGCTGGGTGGTCTATGCCAAACCACCCTTCGCCGGGCCGCAGGCGGTGCTGGCCTATCTCTCGCGCTACACGCACCGCGTTGCCATCTCGAACCGGCGGCTCATCGGCTTCGACGAGGCCGGCGTGACGTTCCGCTACAAGGACTATCGCCGCCCTGCTGCTGAACGCCAGCAGGTCATGACGCTGGCGAGCGGCGAGTTCGTCCGCCGCTTCCTGATCCACGTTCTGCCGCGCGGCTTCCACCGCATCCGGCATTACGGCCTGCTCGCCAGTTCGACCCACAAGGACACCGTGGCGCTGGCCCGCAGGCTGCTGGGCGTTGCTGTACCGGTCGAGGAGCCCGAACCCGACGAACCTCCCGACCATCGCCCGCCATGCCCATGTTGCGGCGGGCACATGACCATCATCGAGGCCTTCGCCCGCTGGTGCCAGCCCCGCGCGCCGCCATCATCGGCATCGCCAATCCGGGGGAATGCGCCATGA